The Deltaproteobacteria bacterium region CACGAGGCGATCTGCCCCCGCCACGCGGCGGTCTTTCCCCGGTACTCGGTCGCCTCTTTCTTCCCCTTCACCAGCTTGATCATCTTTCGCAAAACGTCCTTCAGGTCGCCCACGATCGGGATGTCGACCGGCACGTTCTTCTGGATCGAGGTGGGATCGATGTCGACGTGGATGATCTTGGCGTGCGGCGCGAACTCGCTGATCTTCCCGGTCACGCGGTCGTCGAACCGGGCCCCCACCGCGAGGATCACGTCCGAGTTGGAGATCGCCATGTTCGCCACGTACGTCCCGTGCATCCCCAGCATCCCCAGCGAGAGCGGGTCGGAGCCCGGGAACGCCCCCATCCCCATCAGCGTCGTGGTCACCGGGAGGGAGAGCGCGCGGGAAAACTCCGCCAGTTCCACGGAGGCGTTCGACAGGATGATGCCGCCCCCCGCGTAGACGACCGGGCGCTCCTTGGACAGCAGCAGCCGTACCGCGCTTTCCACCTGGCGCGGGTGCCCTTCATACGTGGGGCGATACCCCCGGAGACTCACCTCCTTGGGGAGATCGTACCGCGCCGAGGCGGCCAACACGTCCTTGGGCATGTCGACCAGCACCGGACCGGGACGACCCGTGGATGCGATGTAAAACGCCTCCTTGATGATCCGGGCGAGGTCCTTCGTCTCCTTGACGAGGTAGTTGTGCTTGGTGCACGGCCGGCTGATGCCGACGATGTCCGCCTCCTGGAAGGCGTCGTTGCCGATCAGGAGCGTGGGAACCTGTCCCGTGAAGACGACGATCGGGATCGAGTCCATGTACGCCGTGGCGAGGCCGGTGACGGTGTTCGTCGCCCCCGGACCCGAGGTGACG contains the following coding sequences:
- the ilvB gene encoding biosynthetic-type acetolactate synthase large subunit, producing the protein MQMNGAEIFVKALADLGVDVVFGYPGGATIHIYDALFKNVKVRHMLCRHEQGAVHMADGYARASGRTGVCLVTSGPGATNTVTGLATAYMDSIPIVVFTGQVPTLLIGNDAFQEADIVGISRPCTKHNYLVKETKDLARIIKEAFYIASTGRPGPVLVDMPKDVLAASARYDLPKEVSLRGYRPTYEGHPRQVESAVRLLLSKERPVVYAGGGIILSNASVELAEFSRALSLPVTTTLMGMGAFPGSDPLSLGMLGMHGTYVANMAISNSDVILAVGARFDDRVTGKISEFAPHAKIIHVDIDPTSIQKNVPVDIPIVGDLKDVLRKMIKLVKGKKEATEYRGKTAAWRGQIASWAKTHPLTYKPSKGKIKPQYVVEQIHKLTKGKAIIATEVGQNQMWAAQFYNYDHPRTFLSSGGLGTMGYGLPAAIGAQVAMPGRLVIDIAGDGSIQMNIQELATAVQYRIPVKVVILNNGTLGMVRQWQELFFDGNYSQTCLPRIPDFVKLAEAYGAKGFRATKPEEVPEVLRKGFAADGPVLIDVITDPGEMVYPMVPAGAGLTEMLLV